GGGGGGTTTCTTTGCTTGATCAGATTTGGTAGTAGAGACGGGGTAGCTTGGGAAGGTCTTGACGTGTACATCTCTGACGATGCCTCTCGTGTCGGGGACGACACTATCGACTCGTCCAAGCTTGTACTGGCCCCTTAGAGCATTTTGGTCGGCCAGCCAGACGATATCTCCCGTGGCTACATTTCTGTTCGTTGTGTGCCACTTACTTCGGATGAACAAGTTGGGTCCCGCCAGCTGGCTCCACTTCTTCCAGAATCGGTCGACTTCGGTCTGGATGGCTCTTAGTCTCTTGTAGGGGTATCCTTGAAAGTTGAAGCTTCCTACATCTCCCTCAGGTCCTGTCCTTCCCAGCAGAAGAGTGTTTGGGCTGATGTAGTCTATGCATTCCTCACGACTTTGCGTCCTGGCGTCAATGGGTCTTTCGTTGGCCAGATTGGCAGCCATGTAGAGGAAGGTTTGGAACTCACTCCACGTGAAGCATCTGTCTCCTGCCAGGTTGTGCAGGGCACGTTTTACAGCGCGTACAGCGGCCTCGGCAGCTCCATTTCGGTGTGGGGAGTCCGCAGGGTGGAGTTTCCAGTTCCATTCCGTTCCATGCGTGGAGGCTTCATCCTCGACTCTGGATGCTTCCAGCTTCCTACGGAAGGCATGCAGTTCTTTGAGGGCTGGCCTGGCGCCCACAAAGTTTTTTCCTGGGTCTGACCATATCTTTCTCGGGTGTCCCCGTAATGCTGCAAATCTCTTGTAGGCCAACAGAAAGCCTTCAGATGACAGGTCATTTACTACGTCTGTGTGTAGGGCTCGGGATGCCATGCAGCAGAAAACTAGTCCCCATACTTTGAGTCCTGACCTTTTCTTCACCTCGTCCTTCACTTCGTAAGGGCCGAACAGGTCCACAGTTGCGTATTGAAATGGTCTGGCTGGTGTCGTTCGCTCGGATGGGAGGTCGCTCATGATTTGTTGGCATCTTTTGGCTCTGTTTTTTCTGCAGGTTACACAATTATTTACGACCTTCTGAGCCAATCTTCGGCCTCTTATGACCCACGCTTTCTTCCTCATGCGCAGGAGTGTACCTGCTGTTTCTTCATGGTTTGCGTCGTGGGCTTCTTGTGCCAGAAGAGAAGATATCCATGCATCATGGGGTAGAATTGGTACGGCTGTTTTGTCGTTGTCGAAGATTTGGAATCTTCCTCCGCAGACCAAGAGTTCGGTCTCCGCCTCTTTGTATACCGCCAACCTGTTGAGGGTGGTGTCTTGGAAGGACGCGCCCTCTTGGGCTGCCTGGAAGAGGTCTCTCTTTGAATCTTCGTACTCACTTAGTGTAAGTACAGCTTGCTTGGCTCTGGACTTTATCTGGTCTGATGAAAGTCTCTGGCTCTTTGGTTTACTTGAAGTTGGGTCTTGTTCCAATACACTTTTCCATTTAGTTGCAGCTCTCCATACCCAGGCTATGACCCTGATCAACTTGGTTAGGCTGCTGAATCTCCTTACGTTGATCAGTTCTTTTACAGCAGATCCGGCTGGAGGTCTTCGGGCTCGGGGATCATCTCCGTTTGCAGCCCCTCGTGGGATGCTCCGATCTCCCCCATTCGTGGCATGGGTCGGATTGCTTGTTCCGGCACCTGGTGCATCGCTCGTCCTTCCTCTCGTCTGTGACCTGGTCTGTACTGCAGTGAAGGACTTCCTTTGGAGTTTATTGATTCCTTCCCTTGCATGGGCAGCGACTTCTTTGGCCGACTTCTTTGGCCACTCCTCTATGGGCAGCCTTAGGAATTCGGGTCCATCTTGCCACGCGGAGCCCTCTCTGAGGTCCTCCGGGGCAACTCCTCTTGTTAGCATGTCCGCTACATTGAGGTCTCCCTGGATCCACCACCAGTCGTCAACGGACGTGGTCTTCTGAATTTCTCCCACTCTGTTCGCGAAGAAGGTTTGATATCCGTAACTGTCTCTTTGGATTGCTCCtaacacagtttgactgtccACTAGGTGGATCCATTTTTCAATCTCCATTCGACTGTGCTTTCCGATGTATATCCTGAGGCGAGCTGCATAGACAGCGCCACATAGTTCAGTTTTTACTGGTTCTCCCTTCTGGTCGAGTGGTGAGAGCTTCGCCTTGGACTCGACGAGTCTGACTTCGATGCCCGTCGCCGTCTCCCATCTGAGGTACACCACGGCTCCATAGCTCTGGTCACTTCCGTCAGAGAATGTCACTCCCCACGGTTTTCGGGTCCAGTTCCGTGGCGTGAGGCTCCTGTGGAAGGTAACTTGGCTGAGACGGACGTATTCTTCAAATAATTGGATTGCTTCTTCCCTTAACTTTTCAGATAGAGGTTTGTCCCACGTGTCTAGGGTTCTGCTGGTTCCAGCttcttggaaagctttcctGACCAGAATGGCACCCTTCTGTTTGGCGGGGGTGACAAGGCCTATCGGATCATAGAGGCCAGCTACCTGGCTTAGTAATTGTCTCCTGGTCAGTGGTTTGGGAGTGTTTTCTCTCACCTCTTCTTCCAGGAGGTTTTGACCcactctcattttctttcttctcttagAGAAGTTAACTGAGGTCATGGGGTACAGTTTGTCGCTTTCGACAATGTACCCGACTCCAAGGGCTTTGTCgtcttctcctcttctttgaTTTGGTAGAATGAGTATATTGCTGGAAGATGCTCCTGCTGTGAGTATCTCCCTCCCACTTTGGCCTGACCGGAGCCAGGGTTTGAGGATGAAGCCACCTGCTTTCAGGATCTCTTCAACCCTTTTGGTGTATCCATCCAGTTTTTCCAAGTCGTTATGAGAGGTCAGCACATCGTCAATGTAAGAGTCTTCCTCCAGGATTCTGCACTCCTCTTTTAGGTGAGCAAACATGGGTAGCTTTGCAGTCTCTCTCATCGCCAGCTGTGCAATGCATCCTGCTGGACGATCGCCAATGTTGACTCGGGTGATGGCATACTCCTCAATTTCACTTTCTTCGGTGTCTCTCCAAAGAAATCTGTGTAGGTGCATTTCTGGTTCTTCCAACCACACTGAGTTGTACATCTTCTTGATGTCTCCAAGGGCCGCATGCACTCCTCTTCTGAATCTGAGTAAAACTGCTCGGATTGGGTTGAGGACGTCTGGTCCTTTCAACAGGATATCGTTCATGCTAAGTCCCTTGAACTTCTGGCTGCTGTTCCAGACTAGGCGCACTGGTGTGGTGACGGAGTGAGGGTTTGGCGCTACCAAGTGGCTAACGTACCACACCGGTCCTCTCCAATTGGTGATCATTTCTTTGCTGAGTTTCTTTGCTGCTCTTCTTTCCACCATTTCATGGACTTGGGATGCGTATGCCACTTTCCACTTGGGTTCTTTCTTGAGTTGTTTTTCTGTCCTCAGAAAGGTTGCTTCTACTCCACTTCTGTTGTAGGGTAGAGACATGGGGTCTTCGATCCATGGGTATTTCGTATCCCAGTGAGGTTGGTTGACGTGATCATCGGTGGTGACATAGGTGAGGCCTTCTCTGATGACTTCCAGCTCTCTCTCCTCGCTCAGTGTCATCTCCTTGCCTCCTGGCTGGCAGTTGCCACATCTGCATCCTCCGCACTTTGGTTCGCAGGCTGCCCCAATACTGTCCCATTTCCACCAGTTGAGGAATTCTTTGTCTGTGACAGTGCTTCTAGTTTCAGCTTTGAATTCCTTTGATTCTCTGAGTTCTTGGTATTTCACAGCCGTGGCCCTCATGGACCGTGCAAAGTGTGTTTTGGATGTGCGAGCTGCCACACTCTCTTCCTCAAAGAGGTCTGGGTGCGTTCCACCAACGGTCTTCcccaatggtccgtcccacaaGACGAGGTCGCCGATCACTTTCACCCTCTGTGGTGCGAGGCGTCCTTCCCGGTGACCGATGAGAAGCTCGACCTGTTCTGGTCTGTGCAGGTCCTCTAAGCTGACATCTGGGAAGAACCCTTTCAGTTTTTCGGGTTTGATAGTCCTACTTAGCTTGGCTATTTCTTTCAAACCATAACAAGTGAGTTCATGGTCTCTTAGCGTCCCCGTGGGTGTCTTGATTCTCACGCGGAGCAGATATTTTTTAGTTCTTTCTTTCAGAACCATCCTCCCAACACCGTGAACCAATAGAGTGACCTTCTCACTTCTGAGGTTGAGTCTCTTGGCTGCGCTGTGGGTGATGTAGTTAGTATCAGACGCCAAGTCAATCAGTGTTCCGATCTTCTGACCTGCATTGGCTGTTACTTCGAGGAGCATGAGCATCACTGGGAGTTCCTCCCCTGCACTATGCCCCATTCTGCATACTTGTCGGTGCAGAGCGACCTTGCCGAAACATTGGTGAAGGCTCTCTTGCATTCTTCTGCTGCTTCGGGGGACAGTCCAGACATGAATCGCTGTTGTCGTTCTGTCAATTCGTGCCTCCCCGCGTTTGGTCTTGGTGTCGCGTCTTCTCTTTGACACAGGAAAAAGTGATGGTCTTTTTTGCAGCTCTGTTTCCTGCACAAGTAAGTGTCACTGCAGTCTCTTTCATCCTTGTGACACCCTAGGCACTTCTTGCAGGCTCCCAACCTTTCAACTGCACTCAGCTTGTCTTTTGGTTTCAGGTTTTTGAACGCCTTGCAGAAGAAAAGCTTCTCTCCGTGCCCCTCTTCCCCACAGACGACACATCCCCCTTTGCTCGTGGACTTGGTTGAGGCGTACCTTCTGGGTTCATTTGGCCTCGGTTCTACTGATCTTCTCTCGGGCTTCAGAGGTGTCTTAAGCTGCTCGACCCTCTCCAAGATCTCCTCTTGGTCCTTCAGGTACCTTAGGAGGTTGTTGAAGTGGTTTTCTGGGGTGACTCCATTAGCTCGGTTGGTCATGAAGGTTAACCAGCTCATTATTGCTTCTGGTAATTTCCTCTCTATTGATCTGATTACAAGCGGATTTTTGATGGCTCCAGCGTGGTCGAGTTCTATTAGATCGTTGAGGGCCTTTTCGATTGCCTGGATCATGTCAATCACTTTCCGGGGTTGGTCTGATGTCAGGATCGGGAATCTTTCCAGGCCTTCAAGAATTTCCACGGCTATTGTTGCTTTGTTTCCAAATCGGTTTTCCAGTACCCTGAACATGTCTTCGGCGGTCTGACAGGTGGACAGGCTTAGGTCTCTGCAGATCCTCCCATCCACACTTTCAAGGAGTTGGAGTCTTCGGGCTTCCTTCGAGCCAGTTGGCTCGCCTTGTTTCTGAAGGCTTTCCCAGGTCCTCTTCCACGGGTAGAAATCTCTTCTGGAGCCCTCGAATTTGGGCAGACTGGTGGCCTTAATTTTGAGACTGGGTGcctgttctgcaggctttgctcgGAGGGTTCCTTCTTGTCCTGCTCCCTCCTCCTTGGACCTTTGTAGGTGTTCTGCCTCCCTTGTATTGATAGTGACCCTCTTTTCTCTTAGGTCTTGTAGTCTTTTCTCCCAGGTGGGTCTTTCTTCTTTCGGGATCCATTCTTCCCATTCCTTGAACGCTGTCATGAGCTCAAGTAAGCTTCTTTTAGCATGGGTTACTTGCCGTTCATAGGCATCATTACACGCCGCAGTCACTGGGGTCCTCAGGGCGTGTCCGCAGTATATTTCTGCTTCCGTCATTGCAGACGTGAGCTCAGTCCTGCCGCATCTCTCCCAGAGACTTAATTGTACTATCTCCCTTACTTCTGTCAGCTTGGTATCACAGTCTTCTTGGGTCTTCTTTATTTTCTCCAATATTCCTCCGATATTTTCCTCAGAACCTCCCCGTTCGGCAAGGAGGCCGAGTTCGTAATCGCTATTGGTGTTATCTACCTCTCGTGCTT
This Stigmatopora argus isolate UIUO_Sarg chromosome 17, RoL_Sarg_1.0, whole genome shotgun sequence DNA region includes the following protein-coding sequences:
- the LOC144092035 gene encoding uncharacterized protein LOC144092035 translates to MQESLHQCFGKVALHRQVCRMGHSAGEELPVMLMLLEVTANAGQKIGTLIDLASDTNYITHSAAKRLNLRSEKVTLLVHGVGRMVLKERTKKYLLRVRIKTPTGTLRDHELTCYGLKEIAKLSRTIKPEKLKGFFPDVSLEDLHRPEQVELLIGHREGRLAPQRVKVIGDLVLWDGPLGKTVGGTHPDLFEEESVAARTSKTHFARSMRATAVKYQELRESKEFKAETRSTVTDKEFLNWWKWDSIGAACEPKCGGCRCGNCQPGGKEMTLSEERELEVIREGLTYVTTDDHVNQPHWDTKYPWIEDPMSLPYNRSGVEATFLRTEKQLKKEPKWKVAYASQVHEMVERRAAKKLSKEMITNWRGPVWYVSHLVAPNPHSVTTPVRLVWNSSQKFKGLSMNDILLKGPDVLNPIRAVLLRFRRGVHAALGDIKKMYNSVWLEEPEMHLHRFLWRDTEESEIEEYAITRVNIGDRPAGCIAQLAMRETAKLPMFAHLKEECRILEEDSYIDDVLTSHNDLEKLDGYTKRVEEILKAGGFILKPWLRSGQSGREILTAGASSSNILILPNQRRGEDDKALGVGYIVESDKLYPMTSVNFSKRRKKMRVGQNLLEEEVRENTPKPLTRRQLLSQVAGLYDPIGLVTPAKQKGAILVRKAFQEAGTSRTLDTWDKPLSEKLREEAIQLFEEYVRLSQVTFHRSLTPRNWTRKPWGVTFSDGSDQSYGAVVYLRWETATGIEVRLVESKAKLSPLDQKGEPVKTELCGAVYAARLRIYIGKHSRMEIEKWIHLVDSQTVLGAIQRDSYGYQTFFANRVGEIQKTTSVDDWWWIQGDLNVADMLTRGVAPEDLREGSAWQDGPEFLRLPIEEWPKKSAKEVAAHAREGINKLQRKSFTAVQTRSQTRGRTSDAPGAGTSNPTHATNGGDRSIPRGAANGDDPRARRPPAGSAVKELINVRRFSSLTKLIRVIAWVWRAATKWKSVLEQDPTSSKPKSQRLSSDQIKSRAKQAVLTLSEYEDSKRDLFQAAQEGASFQDTTLNRLAVYKEAETELLVCGGRFQIFDNDKTAVPILPHDAWISSLLAQEAHDANHEETAGTLLRMRKKAWVIRGRRLAQKVVNNCVTCRKNRAKRCQQIMSDLPSERTTPARPFQYATVDLFGPYEVKDEVKKRSGLKVWGLVFCCMASRALHTDVVNDLSSEGFLLAYKRFAALRGHPRKIWSDPGKNFVGARPALKELHAFRRKLEASRVEDEASTHGTEWNWKLHPADSPHRNGAAEAAVRAVKRALHNLAGDRCFTWSEFQTFLYMAANLANERPIDARTQSREECIDYISPNTLLLGRTGPEGDVGSFNFQGYPYKRLRAIQTEVDRFWKKWSQLAGPNLFIRSKWHTTNRNVATGDIVWLADQNALRGQYKLGRVDSVVPDTRGIVRDVHVKTFPSYPVSTTKSDQAKKPPTKIPSTILHRDVRRIIILIPVEEQK